One stretch of Lodderomyces beijingensis strain CBS 14171 genome assembly, chromosome: 3 DNA includes these proteins:
- a CDS encoding 40S ribosomal protein uS5, translating to MSEAPKPRQFGDRKPRKGGPRRGRRDGEEKGWTPVTKLGRLVKAGKITSVEEIYLHSLPVKEFQIIDLLLPELKDEVMKIRSVQKQTRAGQRTRMKAVVVIGDHNGHVGLGIKTAKEVASAIKAAIVIAKLSIIPIRRGYWGSNLGQPHSLPCKVTGKCGSVTVRLIPAPRGKGIVASPAVKTLLQLAGVEDVYTTSSGSTRTTENTLKAAFVAIGNTYGFLTPNLWKETPLIASPLEVYAEEASAGKKRY from the coding sequence atgtCTGAAGCTCCAAAACCAAGACAATTCGGTGACAGAAAACCAAGGAAAGGTGGTCCAAGAAGAGGTAGAAGAgatggtgaagaaaaaggctGGACTCCAGTCACCAAATTAGGTAGATTGGTGAAGGCCGGAAAGATCACCTCGGTTGAAGAGATCTACTTGCACTCTTTGCCAGTCAAGGAATTCCAAATCattgacttgttgttgcctgAATTGAAGGATGAAGTCATGAAGATTAGATCGGTTCAAAAGCAAACTAGAGCTGGTCAAAGAACTAGAATGAAGGCTGTTGTCGTTATTGGTGACCACAACGGTCACGTTGGTTTGGGTATCAAGACCGCTAAGGAAGTTGCCTCTGCCATCAAGGCCGCTATCGTCATTGCCAAGTTGTCCATCATCCCAATTAGAAGAGGTTACTGGGGTTCCAACTTGGGTCAACCTCACTCTTTGCCATGTAAGGTCACTGGTAAGTGTGGTTCCGTCACCGTTAGATTGATCCCTGCTCCAAGAGGTAAAGGTATCGTTGCTTCACCAGCTGTCAAGACCTTGTTGCAATTggctggtgttgaagatgttTATACCACTTCTTCTGGTTCTACTAGAACTACTGAAAACACCTTGAAAGCTGCTTTCGTTGCCATTGGTAACACTTATGGTTTCTTGACTCCTAACTTGTGGAAGGAGACTCCATTGATTGCTTCTCCATTGGAAGTTTACGCTGAAGAAGCTTCTGCTGGTAAAAAGAGATACTAA